The proteins below are encoded in one region of Drosophila gunungcola strain Sukarami chromosome 2R unlocalized genomic scaffold, Dgunungcola_SK_2 000027F, whole genome shotgun sequence:
- the LOC128256755 gene encoding protein 4.1 homolog isoform X6, with protein sequence MPAEIKPSAPAEPETPTKSKPKSSSSFSKAALARVTLLDGSLLDVSIDRKANGRDLINSICAGLNLIEKDYFGLTYETPTDPRTWLDLEKPVSKFFRTDTWPLNFAVKFYPPEPSQLKEDITRYHLCLQVRNDILEGRLPCTFVTHALLGSYLVQSEMGDYDADDMPTRAYLKDFKIAPSQTTELEEKVMDLHKTHKGQSPAEAELHYLENAKKLAMYGVDLHPAKDSEGVDIMLGVCASGLLVYRDKLRINRFAWPKILKISYKRHHFYIKIRPGDFEQYESTIGFKLANHRAAKKLWKSCVEHHTFFRLMTPEPVNKSRVFPHFGSKYRYKGRTQAESTSTPVDRTPPKFDRTLSGARLTSRSMDALALAEKEKVARKSSTLDHRGERNGDGDAHSRSPIKNKKDKPPTELYLDLMDAEKQAKLLEKKQKEKEEKERKEREKRELEEKKKAEKNAKAALAAGTAVNGDDELNDSNKSDKSSGRRGVGIFSSGRKSKSGSPSKDGKDKSGKDKDKDKEVGRLGLVVTSGLGDNQQDQNLDEAARNAAKNRGSTTPGVTRQYEYAVDEDGNASPTRKSYTPGGFRYDQDPNSRKSGADGQEQLSPTSQQKKIGLAFNYAPGNENALKETAEKLKAGQLSPRTQDKLNRGQLSPKSRAKLLQDPLLSPTTRAKLQGSAVDAAAVPLSDSQKRSYSPTKGPQGYTSGAPGSYKPIADPTADFLESQRYNREPGYVGPSKAAGAAGAAGAAGVGAGSKKPGSPKKSGAPGPGAAAGAAAGAAAAAAAAKPKKRRVKIMVITSKFDPSTKRIDAENGSIEHSTGILDPATGLIDTKYGVIDPKKGTLEALNTKTGKKEVFQGDVDGKTGNLHLVSGVADPKTGRLDESLGQIVCITPQDNPVVELTVITSRIDPATGKIDTVNGDVERSLGVLNLDTGLLDTKYGEINTRTGELKAIDPKSGKIVVTKNVKVDPGTGQITIVGVVDPKTNKIDPGQGRLIEVGQQIDPIVEVTSLAGKFDSKRNIIDAKTAQVETSGGQFDPKAGKIDTKYGQIDLVKHTITFNDPKSGKTVTRDIKIEPATGQIVLKNQVNPKNNKPDKDYARIISLRIVQQRVDPATKAPITQVSASKDKDIVVDPKSNQIWVPTGATDPATKEQQYISSSVDPKTGYVITIYGYLDPKTNEIKKQTKLDPNTIKIEPTSGKIYTATGEVDQASGEPLYATTQVDPESGEVYTKLARVDPKTGKIVIVRILLISKTDERGRPEEIDPSTCEIDPVSGRVLKFFNKTVYVYNMIDPVTGEIVQVDPNDPRFAGARTTVTHTMTLTGEIDPVTGRIKSEYGDIDPNTGDIDPATAVTDPVTGKLILNYAQIDPSHFGKQAQVQTTTETVPITRQQFFDGVKHIGKGALRRDSEGSSEDDMTGQYATDQVKDIVLNSSAAQAAGKLGKPVSTPTVVKTTTKQVLTKNNDGVTHNVEEEVRNLGTGEVTYSTQEHKKSPLYTTSATTGPHVESTRVVLGEDTPGYSGHGEIISTQTVSSKTRTVETITYKTERDGIVETRVEQKITIQSDGDPIDHDKALAEAIQEATAMNPDMTVEKIEIQQQTQ encoded by the exons ATGCCGGCGGAAATTAAACCATCCGCGCCCGCTGAGCCGGAAACGCCGACCAAGAGCAAACCCAAGTCCAGCTCCTCGTTCTCGAAGGCTGCGTTGGCCCGAGTCACCCTGCTGGATGGCTCCCTGCTGGATGTGTCCATTGAT CGCAAGGCCAACGGTCGTGACTTGATCAACTCCATTTGCGCCGGCCTGAACCTCATCGAAAAGGACTACTTCGGCCTGACCTATGAAACGCCCACAGATCCGCGCACCTGGTTGGATCTGGAGAAGCCGGTGTCCAAGTTCTTCCGCACGGATACCTGGCCCCTGAACTTCGCCGTCAAGTTTTATCCACCGGAGCCGTCGCAGCTGAAGGAGGACATCACGCGCTACCACCTGTGCCTGCAGGTGCGCAATGACATCCTGGAGGGCCGCCTGCCCTGCACCTTTGTCACCCATGCGCTGCTCGGCTCTTACCTGGTGCAGTCGGAGATGGGCGACTACGATGCCGATGACATGCCCACGCGAGCCTACTTGAAGGACTTCAAGATCGCTCCAAGCCAGACGActgagctggaggagaagGTCATGGATCTGCACAAGACCCACAA GGGCCAATCGCCCGCCGAGGCTGAGTTACATTACCTGGAGAACGCCAAGAAGTTGGCCATGTATGGCGTGGATTTGCATCCGGCCAAGGACTCCGAGGGTGTGGACATCATGTTGGGTGTCTGTGCCTCCGGCTTGCTTGTCTACCGCGATAA ATTGCGCATCAACCGATTTGCCTGGCCCAAGATCCTGAAGATCTCGTACAAGCGTCACCATTTCTACATCAAGATCCGACCTGGCGATTTCGAGCAGTACGAATCGACCATTGGCTTCAAGCTGGCCAACCACCGTGCCGCCAAGAAGCTGTGGAAGTCCTGCGTCGAGCACCACACCTTCTTCCGGCTGATGACCCCGGAGCCGGTGAACAAGTCCCGGGTGTTCCCGCACTTCGGCTCCAAGTATCGCTACAAGGGTCGCACTCAGGCCGAAAGCACGTCCACGCCCGTGGATCGTACACCCCCCAAATTCGATAGAACTCTGTCTGGAGCTCGTCTCACTTCTCGCAGTATGGATG CTCTGGCCTTGGCCGAAAAGGAGAAGGTGGCCCGCAAGAGCAGCACTTTGGACCATCGGGGAGAACGAAACGGCGATGGCGATGCCCACAGCCGCAGTCCCATCAAGAACAAGAAGGACAAG CCCCCGACCGAGCTGTACCTTGATCTGATG GATGCGGAGAAGCAGGCCAAGCTGCTTGAAAAGAAGCAAAAGGAGAAGGAGGAAAAGGAGCGCAAGGAGAGGGAGAAACGCGAATTGGAGGAGAAGAAGAAGGCCGAAAAGAATGCCAAGGCAGCACTTGCTGCAGGAACGGCTGTTAACG GCGATGACGAGCTGAATGACTCCAACAAGTCGGACAAGTCCTCTGGCAGACGT GGCGTTGGCATATTCTCCTCGGGTCGCAAGAGCAAGAGCGGTTCGCCATCCAAGGATGGCAAGGACAAGTCCGGAaaggacaaggacaaggacaaggaaGTGGGTCGACTTGGTCTGGTCGTTACTTCTGGTCTGGGCGACAATCAGCAGGATCAGAATCTGGACGAGGCGGCCAGGAATGCGGCCAAGAACCGAGGATCCACCACTCCTGGTGTTACTAGGCAGTATGAGTATGCCGTGGATGAGGATGGCAATGCCAGTCCCACCAGGAAATCGTATACCCCGGGTGGCTTCCGCTACGATCAGGATCCCAACTCCAGGAAGTCTGGTGCCGATGGTCAGGAGCAGCTGTCTCCAACCTCGCAGCAAAAGAAAATTGGCCTGGCCTTCAACTATGCCCCGGGCAACGAGAATGCTCTGAAGGAAACGGCTGAGAAGCTGAAGGCCGGGCAGCTGTCTCCGCGCACCCAGGATAAGCTGAATCGCGGCCAGCTTTCGCCCAAGTCGCGGGCCAAGCTGCTCCAGGATCCTCTCCTCTCGCCCACCACTCGTGCCAAGCTCCAGGGTAGTGCTGTGGATGCAGCTGCTGTGCCCCTTAGCGATTCGCAGAAGCGATCCTACTCGCCCACCAAGGGACCCCAGGGCTACACCTCGGGCGCTCCGGGAAGCTACAAGCCCATCGCAGATCCCACGGCTGATTTCCTGGAGTCCCAGCGCTACAACAGAGAGCCTGGCTATGTGGGTCCTTCTAAGGCTGCAGGAGCTGCTGGAGCTGCAGGTGCTGCAGGAGTTGGAGCTGGCTCTAAGAAGCCTGGATCTCCCAAGAAATCAGGAGCTCCAGGAcctggagctgcagctggagcagcagcaggagccgccgcagcagcagcagcggccaAGCCGAAGAAGAGGCGTGTAAAGATCATGGTCATCACCTCCAAGTTCGATCCCTCAACCAAGCGCATTGATGCGGAGAACGGCAGCATTGAGCACTCCACTGGTATTCTAGACCCCGCCACCGGACTCATCGACACCAAGTACGGCGTGATCGATCCCAAGAAGGGAACTCTGGAGGCCCTGAACACCAAGACCGGTAAGAAGGAGGTCTTCCAGGGCGACGTGGACGGCAAGACGGGCAATCTGCATCTGGTGTCCGGAGTGGCGGATCCGAAGACAGGACGCCTGGATGAATCGCTCGGTCAGATCGTATGCATCACCCCGCAGGACAATCCCGTGGTGGAGCTGACAGTGATCACCAGTCGCATTGATCCTGCCACTGGCAAGATTGACACGGTCAACGGGGATGTGGAACGATCGCTGGGCGTCCTGAACTTGGATACCGGCCTGCTGGACACCAAGTACGGAGAGATCAACACACGCACCGGCGAACTGAAGGCCATTGACCCGAAATCTGGCAAGATTGTGGTCACCAAGAATGTGAAGGTGGATCCGGGCACTGGCCAGATCACCATTGTGGGCGTTGTGGACCCCAAGACGAACAAGATCGACCCCGGCCAGGGTCGCCTCATCGAGGTGGGCCAACAGATTGACCCCATTGTGGAGGTGACCTCTCTGGCGGGCAAGTTCGACTCCAAGAGGAACATTATCGACGCCAAGACCGCACAGGTGGAGACCTCTGGAGGTCAGTTTGACCCCAAGGCCGGCAAGATCGATACCAAATACGGGCAGATTGACCTGGTCAAGCACACGATCACTTTCAACGACCCCAAGTCGGGCAAGACGGTTACCAGGGACATTAAGATTGAGCCCGCCACCGGACAGATTGTGCTGAAGAACCAGGTGAACCCGAAGAACAACAAGCCGGACAAGGACTACGCCAGGATCATATCCCTGCGAATTGTGCAACAGCGCGTGGATCCCGCCACCAAGGCGCCCATCACCCAAGTCAGTGCCTCGAAGGACAAGGACATTGTGGTGGATCCCAAGTCCAATCAGATCTGGGTGCCCACCGGAGCCACCGATCCGGCCACCAAGGAGCAGCAGTACATCTCCAGCAGCGTGGACCCGAAAACGGGCTACGTCATCACCATCTACGGCTACCTGGACCCCAAGACCAACGAGATCAAGAAGCAGACCAAGCTCGACCCCAACACGATCAAGATCGAGCCCACGTCCGGCAAGATCTACACGGCCACCGGCGAGGTGGACCAGGCCTCCGGCGAGCCGTTGTACGCGACCACGCAGGTGGACCCCGAGTCCGGCGAGGTCTACACCAAGCTGGCCCGCGTCGACCCCAAGACGGGCAAGATCGTGATCGTGCGCATCCTGCTCATCTCGAAGACGGACGAACGCGGTCGTCCGGAGGAGATCGACCCCTCCACCTGCGAAATCGATCCCGTCTCCGGACGCGTTCTTAAGTTCTTCAATAAGACCGTGTATGTTTACAATATGATTGACCCAGTGACCGGTGAAATTGTACAGGTGGATCCCAATGACCCGCGGTTCGCTGGCGCCCGCACCACGGTGACCCACACGATGACTCTGACCGGCGAGATTGACCCCGTGACCGGGCGGATCAAGAGCGAGTACGGCGACATCGATCCGAACACGGGCGATATCGATCCTGCGACGGCCGTCACGGATCCGGTGACCGGAAAACTGATCCTCAACTACGCCCAGATCGACCCCTCCCACTTTGGCAAGCAGGCGCAAGTGCAGACCACCACGGAAACGGTGCCCATCACCCGGCAGCAGTTCTTCGACGGGGTCAAGCACATAGGCAAGGGCGCGCTCCGGCGGGACTCCGAGGGCAGTTCCGAGGACGACATGACCGGGCAGTATGCCACCGACCAGGTCAAGGACATCGTGCTGAACAGCTCGGCTGCCCAGGCGGCCGGCAAATTGGGCAAGCCGGTGAGCACGCCCACGGTGGTGAAGACCACCACCAAACAGGTGCTGACCAAGAACAACGATGGCGTGACCCACAAcgtggaggaggaggtgcgCAACCTGGGCACGGGCGAGGTCACCTACTCCACGCAGGAACACAAG AAATCTCCGCTGTATACGACCTCCGCCACCACTGGACCCCATGTGGAGAGCACCCGAGTGGTTCTGGGTGAGGACACACCCGGCTACTCCGGACACGGCGAAATCATCTCCACCCAAACCGTGAGCAGCAAAACCCGCACTGTGGAAACCATTACC TACAAAACCGAACGCGATGGCATTGTGGAGACCCGAGTGGAGCAGAAGATAACCATTCAGTCCGATGGAGATCCGATCGATCATGACAAAGCTTTGGCCGAGGCAATACAA GAAGCGACGGCCATGAATCCGGACATGACAGTCGAGAAGATTGAAATTCAGCAGCAGACGCAGTAG
- the LOC128256755 gene encoding protein 4.1 homolog isoform X3, with the protein MPAEIKPSAPAEPETPTKSKPKSSSSFSKAALARVTLLDGSLLDVSIDRKANGRDLINSICAGLNLIEKDYFGLTYETPTDPRTWLDLEKPVSKFFRTDTWPLNFAVKFYPPEPSQLKEDITRYHLCLQVRNDILEGRLPCTFVTHALLGSYLVQSEMGDYDADDMPTRAYLKDFKIAPSQTTELEEKVMDLHKTHKGQSPAEAELHYLENAKKLAMYGVDLHPAKDSEGVDIMLGVCASGLLVYRDKLRINRFAWPKILKISYKRHHFYIKIRPGDFEQYESTIGFKLANHRAAKKLWKSCVEHHTFFRLMTPEPVNKSRVFPHFGSKYRYKGRTQAESTSTPVDRTPPKFDRTLSGARLTSRSMDALALAEKEKVARKSSTLDHRGERNGDGDAHSRSPIKNKKDKLMRQSSTGTASASSQSSLEGDYETNLEIEAIEAIEAEPPVQDAEKQAKLLEKKQKEKEEKERKEREKRELEEKKKAEKNAKAALAAGTAVNGDDELNDSNKSDKSSGRRGVGIFSSGRKSKSGSPSKDGKDKSGKDKDKDKEVGRLGLVVTSGLGDNQQDQNLDEAARNAAKNRGSTTPGVTRQYEYAVDEDGNASPTRKSYTPGGFRYDQDPNSRKSGADGQEQLSPTSQQKKIGLAFNYAPGNENALKETAEKLKAGQLSPRTQDKLNRGQLSPKSRAKLLQDPLLSPTTRAKLQGSAVDAAAVPLSDSQKRSYSPTKGPQGYTSGAPGSYKPIADPTADFLESQRYNREPGYVGPSKAAGAAGAAGAAGVGAGSKKPGSPKKSGAPGPGAAAGAAAGAAAAAAAAKPKKRRVKIMVITSKFDPSTKRIDAENGSIEHSTGILDPATGLIDTKYGVIDPKKGTLEALNTKTGKKEVFQGDVDGKTGNLHLVSGVADPKTGRLDESLGQIVCITPQDNPVVELTVITSRIDPATGKIDTVNGDVERSLGVLNLDTGLLDTKYGEINTRTGELKAIDPKSGKIVVTKNVKVDPGTGQITIVGVVDPKTNKIDPGQGRLIEVGQQIDPIVEVTSLAGKFDSKRNIIDAKTAQVETSGGQFDPKAGKIDTKYGQIDLVKHTITFNDPKSGKTVTRDIKIEPATGQIVLKNQVNPKNNKPDKDYARIISLRIVQQRVDPATKAPITQVSASKDKDIVVDPKSNQIWVPTGATDPATKEQQYISSSVDPKTGYVITIYGYLDPKTNEIKKQTKLDPNTIKIEPTSGKIYTATGEVDQASGEPLYATTQVDPESGEVYTKLARVDPKTGKIVIVRILLISKTDERGRPEEIDPSTCEIDPVSGRVLKFFNKTVYVYNMIDPVTGEIVQVDPNDPRFAGARTTVTHTMTLTGEIDPVTGRIKSEYGDIDPNTGDIDPATAVTDPVTGKLILNYAQIDPSHFGKQAQVQTTTETVPITRQQFFDGVKHIGKGALRRDSEGSSEDDMTGQYATDQVKDIVLNSSAAQAAGKLGKPVSTPTVVKTTTKQVLTKNNDGVTHNVEEEVRNLGTGEVTYSTQEHKADATPTDLSGAYVTATAVTTRTATTHEDLGKNAKTEQLEEKTVATTRTHDPNKQQQRVVTQEVKTTATVTSGDQKSPLYTTSATTGPHVESTRVVLGEDTPGYSGHGEIISTQTVSSKTRTVETITYKTERDGIVETRVEQKITIQSDGDPIDHDKALAEAIQEATAMNPDMTVEKIEIQQQTQ; encoded by the exons ATGCCGGCGGAAATTAAACCATCCGCGCCCGCTGAGCCGGAAACGCCGACCAAGAGCAAACCCAAGTCCAGCTCCTCGTTCTCGAAGGCTGCGTTGGCCCGAGTCACCCTGCTGGATGGCTCCCTGCTGGATGTGTCCATTGAT CGCAAGGCCAACGGTCGTGACTTGATCAACTCCATTTGCGCCGGCCTGAACCTCATCGAAAAGGACTACTTCGGCCTGACCTATGAAACGCCCACAGATCCGCGCACCTGGTTGGATCTGGAGAAGCCGGTGTCCAAGTTCTTCCGCACGGATACCTGGCCCCTGAACTTCGCCGTCAAGTTTTATCCACCGGAGCCGTCGCAGCTGAAGGAGGACATCACGCGCTACCACCTGTGCCTGCAGGTGCGCAATGACATCCTGGAGGGCCGCCTGCCCTGCACCTTTGTCACCCATGCGCTGCTCGGCTCTTACCTGGTGCAGTCGGAGATGGGCGACTACGATGCCGATGACATGCCCACGCGAGCCTACTTGAAGGACTTCAAGATCGCTCCAAGCCAGACGActgagctggaggagaagGTCATGGATCTGCACAAGACCCACAA GGGCCAATCGCCCGCCGAGGCTGAGTTACATTACCTGGAGAACGCCAAGAAGTTGGCCATGTATGGCGTGGATTTGCATCCGGCCAAGGACTCCGAGGGTGTGGACATCATGTTGGGTGTCTGTGCCTCCGGCTTGCTTGTCTACCGCGATAA ATTGCGCATCAACCGATTTGCCTGGCCCAAGATCCTGAAGATCTCGTACAAGCGTCACCATTTCTACATCAAGATCCGACCTGGCGATTTCGAGCAGTACGAATCGACCATTGGCTTCAAGCTGGCCAACCACCGTGCCGCCAAGAAGCTGTGGAAGTCCTGCGTCGAGCACCACACCTTCTTCCGGCTGATGACCCCGGAGCCGGTGAACAAGTCCCGGGTGTTCCCGCACTTCGGCTCCAAGTATCGCTACAAGGGTCGCACTCAGGCCGAAAGCACGTCCACGCCCGTGGATCGTACACCCCCCAAATTCGATAGAACTCTGTCTGGAGCTCGTCTCACTTCTCGCAGTATGGATG CTCTGGCCTTGGCCGAAAAGGAGAAGGTGGCCCGCAAGAGCAGCACTTTGGACCATCGGGGAGAACGAAACGGCGATGGCGATGCCCACAGCCGCAGTCCCATCAAGAACAAGAAGGACAAG TTGATGCGACAGTCGAGCACCGGCACGGCTTCGGCCTCCTCGCAAAGTTCCCTCGAGGGTGACTACGAGACCAACCTAGAGATCGAGGCCATCGAGGCTATCGAGGCTGAGCCCCCCGTTCAG GATGCGGAGAAGCAGGCCAAGCTGCTTGAAAAGAAGCAAAAGGAGAAGGAGGAAAAGGAGCGCAAGGAGAGGGAGAAACGCGAATTGGAGGAGAAGAAGAAGGCCGAAAAGAATGCCAAGGCAGCACTTGCTGCAGGAACGGCTGTTAACG GCGATGACGAGCTGAATGACTCCAACAAGTCGGACAAGTCCTCTGGCAGACGT GGCGTTGGCATATTCTCCTCGGGTCGCAAGAGCAAGAGCGGTTCGCCATCCAAGGATGGCAAGGACAAGTCCGGAaaggacaaggacaaggacaaggaaGTGGGTCGACTTGGTCTGGTCGTTACTTCTGGTCTGGGCGACAATCAGCAGGATCAGAATCTGGACGAGGCGGCCAGGAATGCGGCCAAGAACCGAGGATCCACCACTCCTGGTGTTACTAGGCAGTATGAGTATGCCGTGGATGAGGATGGCAATGCCAGTCCCACCAGGAAATCGTATACCCCGGGTGGCTTCCGCTACGATCAGGATCCCAACTCCAGGAAGTCTGGTGCCGATGGTCAGGAGCAGCTGTCTCCAACCTCGCAGCAAAAGAAAATTGGCCTGGCCTTCAACTATGCCCCGGGCAACGAGAATGCTCTGAAGGAAACGGCTGAGAAGCTGAAGGCCGGGCAGCTGTCTCCGCGCACCCAGGATAAGCTGAATCGCGGCCAGCTTTCGCCCAAGTCGCGGGCCAAGCTGCTCCAGGATCCTCTCCTCTCGCCCACCACTCGTGCCAAGCTCCAGGGTAGTGCTGTGGATGCAGCTGCTGTGCCCCTTAGCGATTCGCAGAAGCGATCCTACTCGCCCACCAAGGGACCCCAGGGCTACACCTCGGGCGCTCCGGGAAGCTACAAGCCCATCGCAGATCCCACGGCTGATTTCCTGGAGTCCCAGCGCTACAACAGAGAGCCTGGCTATGTGGGTCCTTCTAAGGCTGCAGGAGCTGCTGGAGCTGCAGGTGCTGCAGGAGTTGGAGCTGGCTCTAAGAAGCCTGGATCTCCCAAGAAATCAGGAGCTCCAGGAcctggagctgcagctggagcagcagcaggagccgccgcagcagcagcagcggccaAGCCGAAGAAGAGGCGTGTAAAGATCATGGTCATCACCTCCAAGTTCGATCCCTCAACCAAGCGCATTGATGCGGAGAACGGCAGCATTGAGCACTCCACTGGTATTCTAGACCCCGCCACCGGACTCATCGACACCAAGTACGGCGTGATCGATCCCAAGAAGGGAACTCTGGAGGCCCTGAACACCAAGACCGGTAAGAAGGAGGTCTTCCAGGGCGACGTGGACGGCAAGACGGGCAATCTGCATCTGGTGTCCGGAGTGGCGGATCCGAAGACAGGACGCCTGGATGAATCGCTCGGTCAGATCGTATGCATCACCCCGCAGGACAATCCCGTGGTGGAGCTGACAGTGATCACCAGTCGCATTGATCCTGCCACTGGCAAGATTGACACGGTCAACGGGGATGTGGAACGATCGCTGGGCGTCCTGAACTTGGATACCGGCCTGCTGGACACCAAGTACGGAGAGATCAACACACGCACCGGCGAACTGAAGGCCATTGACCCGAAATCTGGCAAGATTGTGGTCACCAAGAATGTGAAGGTGGATCCGGGCACTGGCCAGATCACCATTGTGGGCGTTGTGGACCCCAAGACGAACAAGATCGACCCCGGCCAGGGTCGCCTCATCGAGGTGGGCCAACAGATTGACCCCATTGTGGAGGTGACCTCTCTGGCGGGCAAGTTCGACTCCAAGAGGAACATTATCGACGCCAAGACCGCACAGGTGGAGACCTCTGGAGGTCAGTTTGACCCCAAGGCCGGCAAGATCGATACCAAATACGGGCAGATTGACCTGGTCAAGCACACGATCACTTTCAACGACCCCAAGTCGGGCAAGACGGTTACCAGGGACATTAAGATTGAGCCCGCCACCGGACAGATTGTGCTGAAGAACCAGGTGAACCCGAAGAACAACAAGCCGGACAAGGACTACGCCAGGATCATATCCCTGCGAATTGTGCAACAGCGCGTGGATCCCGCCACCAAGGCGCCCATCACCCAAGTCAGTGCCTCGAAGGACAAGGACATTGTGGTGGATCCCAAGTCCAATCAGATCTGGGTGCCCACCGGAGCCACCGATCCGGCCACCAAGGAGCAGCAGTACATCTCCAGCAGCGTGGACCCGAAAACGGGCTACGTCATCACCATCTACGGCTACCTGGACCCCAAGACCAACGAGATCAAGAAGCAGACCAAGCTCGACCCCAACACGATCAAGATCGAGCCCACGTCCGGCAAGATCTACACGGCCACCGGCGAGGTGGACCAGGCCTCCGGCGAGCCGTTGTACGCGACCACGCAGGTGGACCCCGAGTCCGGCGAGGTCTACACCAAGCTGGCCCGCGTCGACCCCAAGACGGGCAAGATCGTGATCGTGCGCATCCTGCTCATCTCGAAGACGGACGAACGCGGTCGTCCGGAGGAGATCGACCCCTCCACCTGCGAAATCGATCCCGTCTCCGGACGCGTTCTTAAGTTCTTCAATAAGACCGTGTATGTTTACAATATGATTGACCCAGTGACCGGTGAAATTGTACAGGTGGATCCCAATGACCCGCGGTTCGCTGGCGCCCGCACCACGGTGACCCACACGATGACTCTGACCGGCGAGATTGACCCCGTGACCGGGCGGATCAAGAGCGAGTACGGCGACATCGATCCGAACACGGGCGATATCGATCCTGCGACGGCCGTCACGGATCCGGTGACCGGAAAACTGATCCTCAACTACGCCCAGATCGACCCCTCCCACTTTGGCAAGCAGGCGCAAGTGCAGACCACCACGGAAACGGTGCCCATCACCCGGCAGCAGTTCTTCGACGGGGTCAAGCACATAGGCAAGGGCGCGCTCCGGCGGGACTCCGAGGGCAGTTCCGAGGACGACATGACCGGGCAGTATGCCACCGACCAGGTCAAGGACATCGTGCTGAACAGCTCGGCTGCCCAGGCGGCCGGCAAATTGGGCAAGCCGGTGAGCACGCCCACGGTGGTGAAGACCACCACCAAACAGGTGCTGACCAAGAACAACGATGGCGTGACCCACAAcgtggaggaggaggtgcgCAACCTGGGCACGGGCGAGGTCACCTACTCCACGCAGGAACACAAG GCTGATGCTACACCCACCGACCTGAGTGGCGCCTATGTCACGGCCACCGCTGTCACCACCCGCACCGCCACCACGCACGAGGATCTTGGCAAGAACGCCAAGACCGAGCAGCTGGAGGAGAAGACGGTGGCCACCACCCGCACGCACGACCCcaacaagcagcagcagcgcgtCGTCACCCAGGAGGTGAAGACGACGGCGACGGTGACCAGTGGGGATCAG AAATCTCCGCTGTATACGACCTCCGCCACCACTGGACCCCATGTGGAGAGCACCCGAGTGGTTCTGGGTGAGGACACACCCGGCTACTCCGGACACGGCGAAATCATCTCCACCCAAACCGTGAGCAGCAAAACCCGCACTGTGGAAACCATTACC TACAAAACCGAACGCGATGGCATTGTGGAGACCCGAGTGGAGCAGAAGATAACCATTCAGTCCGATGGAGATCCGATCGATCATGACAAAGCTTTGGCCGAGGCAATACAA GAAGCGACGGCCATGAATCCGGACATGACAGTCGAGAAGATTGAAATTCAGCAGCAGACGCAGTAG